One Lacunisphaera limnophila DNA window includes the following coding sequences:
- a CDS encoding Gfo/Idh/MocA family protein — protein MNSTPAPRPVTRRQFLGRVSAASALALAPRSLFAQAAAGRKLGVALVGLGGYSTGQLGPALRLTSHCQLTGVVTGSVEKGKKWAADYGFPETSIYDYSTMARLADNPAIDIVYVVTPNGLHAEHAIAAAQAGKHVICEKPMANTVADCDAIIAACQKAGVRLGIGYRLHYDPTHAELRRLARTQEFGPFLKMDGGFGFTMGRSQWRAQKKLAGGGPLMDLGVYVLQEALMASGEVPPVALTARELPKLRPEFFVDVEETIEWTLEFANGARATGWTSYNANRNDFRAEAKDGWYEISSAYGYKGQKAVTSRGPVTVTPPASQQALQMDAFARDVLDGTPSLVPGEMGRRDMVMVEAIYASAAAGGKRVELKF, from the coding sequence ATGAACTCCACGCCTGCCCCCCGTCCCGTTACCCGTCGTCAGTTTCTCGGCCGCGTCTCGGCCGCCAGCGCGCTCGCCTTGGCGCCGCGCTCCTTGTTCGCCCAGGCCGCCGCCGGCCGGAAACTCGGCGTCGCGCTCGTTGGCCTCGGTGGCTACAGCACCGGCCAGCTCGGGCCGGCGCTCCGGCTCACGTCGCATTGTCAGCTGACCGGCGTGGTGACGGGCTCGGTCGAGAAAGGGAAGAAGTGGGCCGCCGACTACGGTTTTCCGGAAACCAGCATCTATGATTACAGCACGATGGCGCGGCTGGCGGACAACCCGGCGATCGACATCGTCTATGTGGTCACCCCCAACGGCCTGCATGCCGAGCACGCGATCGCGGCGGCGCAGGCGGGCAAGCACGTGATCTGCGAGAAGCCGATGGCCAACACCGTGGCGGACTGCGATGCGATCATCGCGGCCTGCCAGAAGGCGGGGGTGCGGCTGGGCATTGGCTACCGGCTGCACTATGATCCCACCCACGCGGAACTGCGCCGGCTCGCGCGCACGCAGGAGTTCGGGCCGTTCCTGAAGATGGACGGCGGCTTCGGTTTCACCATGGGCCGCTCGCAATGGCGGGCGCAGAAAAAATTGGCGGGCGGCGGTCCGCTGATGGATCTCGGCGTCTATGTTCTCCAGGAGGCGCTGATGGCCAGTGGCGAGGTCCCGCCGGTTGCGCTGACGGCGCGCGAGCTGCCGAAACTGCGGCCGGAGTTCTTCGTGGATGTGGAGGAGACGATCGAGTGGACGCTCGAGTTTGCCAACGGCGCCCGGGCCACGGGCTGGACCAGCTACAACGCCAACCGGAACGATTTCCGGGCCGAGGCGAAGGATGGTTGGTATGAGATCAGCTCCGCCTACGGTTACAAGGGGCAGAAGGCCGTGACGAGCCGCGGCCCGGTCACGGTGACGCCGCCGGCCAGCCAGCAGGCCCTGCAGATGGACGCCTTTGCGCGCGACGTACTCGACGGCACGCCCAGTTTGGTCCCGGGCGAGATGGGCCGACGCGACATGGTGATGGTGGAGGCGATCTACGCCTCGGCCGCCGCGGGTGGGAAGCGCGTGGAACTTAAGTTCTGA
- a CDS encoding PEP-CTERM sorting domain-containing protein: MKFHASLFRAAAFALLTVCSASAQAIVGAWSFGNTVTPSSAGTGVLVFLDNGVYFHIESENVADAANGTNGMERGTYTWNSTTDAFTATTLVNSNGQWGLSHGVPPNVAVSGNTMTIDSFTLTRVQPTSSAIVGAWAFGNTATPTAAGTGVLVFLDNGIYFHAESENVADAANGTNGMERGTYTWNPTTDAFSAATLVNSNGQWGFSHGAPLNVAVSGNTMSIESFTLTRVSAVPEPSTYAMFAGLGALGLVVWRRRRAAA, from the coding sequence ATGAAATTCCACGCATCCTTATTCCGGGCGGCCGCCTTCGCGCTGCTGACCGTTTGCTCCGCCTCGGCCCAGGCCATCGTTGGAGCATGGTCCTTTGGCAATACCGTGACCCCGTCCTCCGCCGGCACGGGCGTCCTCGTGTTTCTCGACAACGGCGTGTATTTTCATATTGAAAGCGAGAACGTCGCCGATGCCGCCAACGGCACAAACGGCATGGAGCGCGGCACGTATACTTGGAACTCCACCACGGACGCCTTCACCGCCACCACCCTGGTCAACAGCAATGGGCAATGGGGACTATCCCATGGTGTCCCGCCCAACGTGGCGGTTTCCGGCAACACCATGACCATCGATAGCTTCACGCTCACCCGCGTGCAGCCCACCTCATCGGCCATCGTGGGAGCCTGGGCGTTTGGCAATACCGCGACACCGACCGCTGCCGGCACGGGGGTCCTCGTGTTTCTCGACAACGGCATCTATTTTCATGCGGAGAGCGAGAATGTAGCCGATGCCGCCAACGGCACAAACGGCATGGAGCGCGGCACCTATACCTGGAATCCGACCACGGATGCCTTCTCCGCCGCCACCTTGGTCAACAGCAACGGCCAATGGGGCTTCTCCCATGGTGCCCCTCTCAATGTTGCGGTTTCCGGCAACACCATGAGCATCGAGAGCTTCACGCTCACCCGTGTCTCCGCTGTCCCCGAGCCCTCGACCTACGCGATGTTTGCCGGTCTTGGTGCCCTGGGGCTTGTGGTGTGGCGCCGGCGGCGTGCGGCCGCCTGA
- a CDS encoding PEP-CTERM sorting domain-containing protein, translating to MKFRASLLLTAAFALLAFPALQAQSIDGYGFAYTKDYEQTSSSAPSLISDPYTFSAFVEGTGLSGAYTLTHAGSASSPQSLPSVGIFRNFESIGYADTTALNAAYTGAFSMNIATAGGPVTVTSLSLSGDLFPSTPWISGGTWSGGKLQVDASSPYTLNFNAFGDAFPYDNVELYVDFTPGIGGTYDQQSNPGADTNSFLIPSNAFVNGQTYNAELIFIHRADTDDEITIPGAFGFAAYATAVSFQIQAIPEPSTYAMLAGLGALGLAAWRRRQIVV from the coding sequence ATGAAATTCCGCGCATCCCTCCTCCTGACCGCCGCCTTCGCGCTGCTGGCCTTTCCCGCCCTTCAGGCCCAGAGTATTGACGGCTACGGCTTCGCCTACACCAAAGATTACGAGCAAACGAGCTCGTCCGCCCCAAGCCTGATCTCGGATCCCTACACGTTCTCAGCCTTTGTCGAGGGCACCGGCTTGAGCGGCGCCTACACCCTCACGCACGCCGGTAGCGCGAGCAGCCCCCAGTCTCTCCCCTCCGTGGGTATCTTCCGGAATTTCGAGTCTATCGGCTATGCCGATACCACCGCGCTCAACGCCGCCTATACCGGCGCGTTCTCAATGAACATCGCCACTGCTGGTGGCCCGGTCACGGTGACGAGCCTCAGCCTCTCCGGCGATCTCTTCCCGAGCACGCCTTGGATCAGCGGCGGCACCTGGTCCGGCGGCAAACTGCAGGTCGACGCCTCCTCCCCGTACACCCTGAATTTTAATGCCTTTGGGGATGCGTTCCCCTACGACAACGTCGAGCTCTATGTGGATTTCACCCCCGGCATCGGCGGCACCTACGACCAACAGTCCAACCCCGGCGCCGACACCAACTCTTTCCTGATTCCCTCCAACGCCTTCGTCAACGGCCAGACTTACAATGCCGAGTTGATCTTCATCCACCGCGCCGACACCGATGATGAGATCACCATCCCCGGCGCCTTCGGCTTCGCCGCGTACGCCACCGCCGTCAGCTTCCAGATTCAGGCCATCCCCGAGCCGTCAACCTACGCCATGCTCGCCGGCCTCGGCGCCCTCGGCCTCGCGGCCTGGCGCCGCCGCCAGATCGTCGTCTGA
- the asnS gene encoding asparagine--tRNA ligase: MQRTLVKDALNAAGPSDAILLQGWVRTRRDAKALSFIELNDGSCLKGMQVIVDATLPDYPHVAQAHTGASIEVVGRLVESKGQGQKWEVVATTFKVIGEADATYPLQKKGHTLEFLREIAHLRPRSNLFGAVFRVRSRLAYAIHQFFQERGFHYVHAPIITASDAEGAGEMFRVTTLDLENPPRGEDKRVDATQDFFAKKTFLTVSGQLEAEIFACALSNVYTFGPTFRAENSNTSRHAAEFWMIEPEVAFCDLFGDMDLAEAFVKYLIRDVREHCAADLEFFSKFVDKELLTRLDFVLEKPFVRCSYTEAVEILEKSGKVWEHPVSWGANLQAEHERYLTEEHFKCPVTVYNYPRAIKAFYMRQTDGCAEGRETVAAMDLLVPGIGEIIGGSQREERLDKLRAGMALHHLDEKAYWWYLDLRRYGTVPHAGFGLGFERMLMFVTGVGNIRDVIPFARTPGTAEF; this comes from the coding sequence ATGCAACGCACCCTCGTCAAAGACGCCCTCAACGCCGCCGGCCCGAGCGACGCGATCCTGCTGCAAGGCTGGGTCCGCACCCGCCGCGACGCCAAGGCCCTCTCCTTCATTGAGCTCAACGACGGCTCCTGCCTCAAGGGCATGCAAGTCATCGTCGACGCCACCCTCCCCGACTACCCCCACGTCGCGCAGGCCCACACCGGCGCCTCGATCGAGGTCGTCGGCCGCCTCGTCGAATCGAAGGGCCAGGGCCAGAAATGGGAGGTCGTCGCCACGACCTTCAAAGTGATTGGCGAGGCCGACGCCACCTACCCGCTCCAGAAGAAGGGCCACACGCTGGAGTTCCTCCGCGAGATCGCCCACCTCCGCCCGCGTTCAAACCTCTTCGGCGCCGTCTTCCGCGTGCGCAGCCGCCTCGCCTACGCCATCCACCAGTTCTTCCAGGAACGCGGCTTCCATTACGTCCACGCCCCCATCATCACCGCCAGCGACGCCGAGGGCGCGGGCGAGATGTTCCGCGTCACGACCCTCGACCTGGAAAACCCGCCGCGCGGCGAGGACAAGCGTGTCGACGCCACCCAGGATTTCTTCGCCAAGAAGACCTTCCTCACCGTCAGTGGCCAGCTCGAGGCCGAGATCTTCGCCTGCGCGCTGAGCAACGTCTACACCTTCGGCCCGACCTTCCGCGCGGAGAATTCCAACACCTCGCGCCATGCCGCCGAATTCTGGATGATCGAGCCGGAGGTCGCGTTCTGCGACTTGTTCGGTGACATGGACCTCGCCGAGGCCTTCGTGAAATACCTCATCCGCGACGTGCGCGAACACTGCGCCGCCGACCTCGAATTCTTCAGCAAGTTCGTGGACAAGGAACTGCTCACCCGCCTCGACTTCGTGCTCGAAAAACCCTTCGTGCGCTGCAGCTACACCGAGGCCGTCGAGATCCTGGAAAAATCCGGCAAGGTCTGGGAGCATCCCGTGTCGTGGGGCGCTAATCTCCAGGCCGAGCACGAGCGCTACCTTACCGAGGAACATTTTAAGTGCCCGGTCACCGTCTACAACTACCCGCGCGCGATCAAGGCGTTCTACATGCGCCAGACCGACGGCTGCGCCGAGGGCCGCGAGACCGTGGCCGCGATGGACCTCCTCGTGCCGGGCATCGGCGAGATCATCGGCGGCAGCCAGCGCGAGGAGCGCCTCGACAAGCTCCGCGCCGGCATGGCCCTGCACCATCTCGATGAGAAGGCCTACTGGTGGTATCTCGACCTGCGGCGTTACGGCACCGTGCCGCACGCCGGCTTCGGTCTCGGCTTCGAGCGCATGCTCATGTTCGTGACCGGCGTCGGCAACATCCGCGACGTGATCCCCTTCGCCCGCACTCCGGGAACGGCGGAATTCTGA
- a CDS encoding M14 family metallopeptidase, producing the protein MSPCRLNAPALLLCLLLPLTRAEDPQAFLPPVLPWQGASEALIAPPDHPWITPSERTGLTDSPDYDETLAWLQKLCAATPLLHLQEFGRTAAGRPLYVVLASQEGASTVATLAANGRPTLLAQAGIHSGEIDGKDAGLMLLRDLAFGGKATLLAHANFVLVPVFNADGHEHRSAWNRPNQRGPVHQGWRTTAQNLNLNRDYMKADAPEMQAMIGLLRAADPALYLDLHVTDGLDHQYDITYAFEGWGEGAPAYSPGIAAWLNRRFRPATDTALVQGGHIPGPYYEPVNGREPSGGISIGNGAPRFSTGYGDLRHLPAVLLETHSLKPYRQRVLGTYVFLESALRALGEHGPELQAAIAADRATRPEQVPVNWTDADPTTAMDVLGVAYEEYVSPASGAKEIRWLGRPQLLPGVPVRGSKAGLFLARPRAYWVPVTKPEVIARLKLHGIGFETLTEARTVSLEMCRLTGAKPQPSGGFHVFETRYTLRTDVRRETRTETFPAGSVRVPTDQPLGDLAIVLLEPAAHDSLLAWGFFNEILQRTEYIEGYVIAPLAEQMLADDPALKAEFEAKLAAEPAFAQNPAARLQWFYERTKFQDDRYLLYPVGIER; encoded by the coding sequence ATGTCTCCCTGCCGGCTCAACGCCCCTGCCCTCCTCCTCTGCCTCCTTCTGCCTCTCACCCGGGCCGAGGATCCGCAGGCTTTTCTGCCTCCCGTCCTCCCGTGGCAGGGCGCCAGCGAGGCGCTGATCGCTCCGCCGGACCATCCGTGGATCACGCCGTCCGAGCGCACCGGACTCACCGACTCGCCGGACTACGACGAGACCCTCGCGTGGCTGCAAAAACTCTGCGCCGCCACCCCGCTCCTGCACCTGCAGGAATTCGGGCGGACCGCCGCGGGCCGGCCGCTCTACGTCGTCCTCGCCAGCCAGGAGGGCGCGAGCACGGTGGCCACCCTCGCGGCCAACGGCCGGCCCACCCTGCTCGCCCAGGCCGGCATCCACTCCGGCGAGATCGATGGCAAGGACGCCGGCCTGATGCTGCTGCGGGACCTCGCGTTCGGCGGCAAAGCCACGCTGCTGGCCCACGCGAACTTCGTCCTCGTCCCCGTCTTCAACGCTGACGGCCACGAGCACCGCTCGGCGTGGAACCGGCCCAACCAGCGCGGCCCCGTCCACCAGGGTTGGCGCACCACGGCCCAGAACCTGAACCTCAACCGCGACTACATGAAGGCCGACGCGCCCGAGATGCAGGCGATGATCGGGCTGCTGCGCGCGGCCGACCCCGCGCTCTACCTCGACCTGCACGTCACCGACGGCCTCGATCACCAGTACGATATCACCTACGCCTTCGAGGGCTGGGGCGAAGGCGCTCCGGCCTACTCCCCGGGCATCGCCGCGTGGCTCAACCGCCGGTTCCGCCCGGCCACCGACACCGCCCTGGTGCAGGGCGGCCACATCCCCGGCCCCTACTACGAGCCGGTGAACGGTCGCGAACCGTCCGGGGGCATCAGCATTGGCAACGGCGCCCCGCGTTTCTCCACGGGGTATGGCGACCTGCGCCACCTGCCGGCGGTGCTGCTCGAGACCCACTCACTCAAGCCCTACCGCCAGCGCGTGCTCGGCACCTATGTGTTTCTCGAATCTGCGCTCCGCGCGCTCGGCGAGCACGGCCCCGAACTGCAAGCCGCGATCGCCGCCGACCGCGCAACCCGGCCGGAACAGGTTCCGGTCAACTGGACCGACGCCGACCCGACCACCGCGATGGATGTGCTCGGGGTCGCGTATGAAGAGTATGTCTCCCCGGCGTCGGGCGCGAAGGAGATCCGCTGGCTGGGCCGTCCGCAGCTCCTCCCGGGCGTGCCGGTGCGCGGCAGCAAGGCGGGCCTCTTCCTCGCGCGCCCCCGGGCCTACTGGGTTCCCGTGACCAAGCCGGAAGTCATCGCCCGCTTGAAACTCCACGGCATCGGGTTCGAGACCCTGACCGAGGCGCGCACCGTCAGCCTGGAAATGTGCCGGCTCACCGGGGCCAAGCCGCAGCCGTCCGGCGGCTTTCACGTGTTTGAGACGCGCTACACCCTCCGCACCGACGTCCGGCGAGAGACCCGCACGGAAACCTTTCCGGCCGGCTCCGTCCGCGTGCCCACCGACCAGCCGCTGGGGGATCTCGCCATCGTGCTGCTCGAACCCGCGGCGCATGACTCGCTGCTCGCGTGGGGCTTCTTCAACGAGATCCTGCAGCGCACCGAATACATCGAAGGCTACGTCATCGCCCCGCTGGCCGAACAGATGCTCGCCGACGATCCGGCGCTGAAAGCCGAGTTCGAAGCCAAGCTGGCGGCGGAACCGGCCTTTGCCCAAAATCCGGCGGCCCGCCTGCAGTGGTTCTACGAGCGGACGAAATTCCAAGACGACCGCTACCTGCTCTACCCCGTCGGCATCGAGCGGTGA
- a CDS encoding cupin domain-containing protein — MRTPLRWCLILLMLSLPLAAAEPAPLGSTVFTWESLAVHATGVGERRDVARNPTATMQEFECHISTLNPALASHPPHTHPQEEIIILRDGELDVHINGTQTRVGPGALFFFAANDPHAVQNRGDKPATYFVFNFSSATTTRLRGQAPLPADPGRLGSRIFQWDELVAVPTKAGERRDVIDLPTATLANYECHVTTIGPGLAPHAPHRHPDEEVLLLKEGQLDVTINGVTTRATPGSIVFVSSGDEHGWKNTGATPATYYVMRIRTEATPAALAMK, encoded by the coding sequence ATGCGTACCCCCCTGCGTTGGTGCCTGATCCTCCTTATGTTGTCCCTGCCCTTGGCTGCCGCCGAACCTGCCCCGCTCGGCTCCACCGTCTTCACCTGGGAGAGCCTGGCCGTGCACGCCACCGGGGTCGGCGAGCGCCGGGATGTCGCCCGGAATCCGACGGCGACGATGCAGGAGTTTGAGTGTCACATCAGCACTCTGAACCCCGCCCTCGCGTCGCACCCCCCGCATACGCACCCGCAGGAAGAGATCATCATCCTGCGCGACGGCGAGCTGGACGTGCACATCAACGGCACCCAGACGCGCGTCGGGCCGGGCGCGCTGTTCTTCTTTGCGGCGAACGACCCGCACGCGGTGCAGAATCGCGGGGATAAGCCCGCGACGTATTTCGTCTTCAATTTCTCCAGCGCGACCACGACCCGGCTGCGCGGCCAGGCCCCGCTGCCCGCGGATCCCGGTCGCCTCGGCTCGCGTATTTTTCAGTGGGATGAACTGGTGGCCGTGCCCACCAAGGCCGGGGAGCGGCGCGACGTGATCGATCTGCCCACCGCCACGCTCGCCAACTACGAGTGTCACGTCACGACCATCGGCCCGGGCCTCGCACCCCATGCGCCGCACCGCCATCCCGACGAGGAGGTGTTGCTGCTCAAGGAGGGCCAGCTCGACGTGACGATCAACGGGGTGACCACCCGGGCCACGCCCGGGTCCATCGTGTTCGTCTCCTCGGGGGACGAGCACGGCTGGAAAAATACCGGGGCCACGCCGGCGACGTACTACGTCATGCGGATCCGGACCGAGGCGACGCCGGCCGCGTTGGCGATGAAATGA
- a CDS encoding 3-keto-disaccharide hydrolase — MNSSRVLLAAALAAVCFIPTQAAIGLGAKPPAGADVILDGTRATLDEKWTYWEGPRFGSALPIKWRIVEDPVDGGTAVQTHDPAAAGGKYGAADIITRREYRDFRLHIEFLVMGPGGNSGVYLQNRYEIQICDGDKTKHGMGAVINETESPYHLYKGLGQWNSYDLVFRAARFEGGRRVEPARVTMYFNGVKVHHEQAINQVWGGPNSGLDGGNDGGKGITDVPGPLKLQAEGHDVRYRNAWIQELDLGAGGTDFAD; from the coding sequence ATGAATTCTTCCCGTGTGCTCCTCGCCGCCGCCCTGGCGGCCGTCTGTTTCATCCCCACCCAGGCCGCCATCGGCCTCGGGGCCAAGCCCCCGGCCGGCGCCGACGTCATCCTCGACGGCACCCGCGCCACGCTCGATGAGAAATGGACCTATTGGGAAGGACCACGTTTCGGGTCGGCGCTGCCGATCAAGTGGCGCATCGTGGAGGATCCGGTGGACGGCGGCACGGCCGTGCAGACCCACGATCCGGCCGCGGCCGGCGGCAAGTACGGCGCCGCGGACATCATCACCCGGCGCGAATACCGCGATTTCCGGCTGCATATCGAGTTCCTCGTCATGGGCCCCGGCGGCAACAGCGGCGTCTACCTGCAGAACCGTTATGAGATCCAGATCTGTGACGGGGACAAAACCAAGCACGGCATGGGCGCGGTGATCAACGAGACGGAGTCGCCCTATCATCTGTACAAGGGGCTCGGCCAATGGAACAGCTACGATCTCGTGTTTCGGGCCGCGCGCTTCGAGGGCGGCCGGCGGGTGGAGCCGGCGCGGGTGACGATGTATTTCAACGGGGTGAAGGTGCACCACGAACAGGCGATCAACCAGGTCTGGGGCGGACCCAACTCCGGCCTCGACGGGGGCAATGACGGCGGCAAGGGCATCACCGACGTGCCCGGCCCGCTGAAGCTCCAGGCGGAGGGCCATGACGTGCGCTACCGCAACGCCTGGATCCAGGAATTGGATCTCGGCGCGGGCGGCACGGATTTCGCGGACTGA
- the bla gene encoding subclass B3 metallo-beta-lactamase — protein MRAPRSVPLLAILALLPCVRAAETGGGLPPTPSRAWVQALFDSWRAPVPPRHLGGNLYYVGASGVSAWLITTPAGHILLDTGFEDTVPIIVRGVEQLGFKVTDIRLILSSHAHIDHTGGHALMKRTTGAEVVASAADARVLESGGADDFLVWPKDTLLYAPVPVDRIIADGDTVTLGGTTLTAHLTPGHTRGATTWTMELADGGRSYQVVFFSSASINAGTRLLGNAAYPGIVADLEQTLATLKALPCDLYLAPHGGQFAMADKFARLDRGEGVAALVDPAGWRELIAGAERSFRDQLAREQALAQP, from the coding sequence ATGCGAGCCCCACGCAGCGTGCCATTGCTGGCCATCCTGGCCTTGTTGCCTTGCGTCCGCGCGGCTGAAACCGGCGGCGGGCTGCCGCCCACCCCGAGCCGCGCCTGGGTGCAGGCGCTCTTCGATTCCTGGCGGGCCCCCGTGCCGCCGCGGCACTTGGGCGGCAACCTCTACTATGTCGGGGCCAGCGGGGTGAGTGCCTGGCTCATCACCACGCCCGCGGGGCACATCCTGCTGGACACGGGATTTGAGGACACGGTGCCGATCATCGTGCGCGGGGTGGAGCAACTCGGATTCAAGGTCACGGACATCCGGCTGATCCTGAGCAGCCATGCGCACATCGACCACACGGGTGGGCACGCGCTGATGAAGCGGACCACCGGGGCCGAGGTTGTGGCCAGCGCGGCCGACGCGCGCGTGCTCGAATCGGGCGGGGCGGATGACTTTTTGGTCTGGCCGAAGGACACGCTCCTCTACGCCCCGGTGCCAGTGGACCGGATCATCGCCGACGGGGACACGGTCACGCTCGGCGGCACGACGCTCACGGCCCACCTCACCCCCGGGCACACGCGGGGGGCGACGACCTGGACGATGGAGCTGGCGGACGGCGGCCGCAGTTACCAGGTGGTCTTCTTCAGCAGCGCGTCGATCAACGCCGGCACGCGTCTGCTCGGCAATGCCGCCTACCCGGGGATCGTAGCCGACCTGGAGCAGACGCTGGCCACGCTGAAGGCGCTGCCTTGCGACCTCTACCTCGCGCCGCACGGCGGCCAGTTCGCCATGGCGGACAAGTTCGCCCGGCTCGACCGGGGCGAGGGCGTCGCTGCCCTCGTGGACCCCGCGGGCTGGCGCGAACTCATCGCCGGGGCGGAACGGAGCTTCCGCGATCAGCTCGCCCGCGAACAAGCCCTCGCCCAACCATGA
- a CDS encoding MFS transporter: protein MSTAPTTPDRDQGLKTREYIGYALGDTASNFFFQTFNIFLTYYYVDVWGIPAAVLLWMMPIVRLVGALDDPIIGLIADRTQSRWGKFRPYLLFGAIPYGICGYLVFAGPDLGSQGKVVYAYVTYALMLLSYSVINVPYSSLLGVISPSSRTRTVASSFRFVGAFGGAFLISLLVRPLVKHLGAGNEMQGFQLTMAIFAVLSVLMFWTTFATTKERVTPPPSQKTNVREELRELFRNWPWVTLLIASVFSTTFVALRSGSTLFYFKYVAGDDGAPILFGQFDRSTVFLASGALAQVAGTAMLGVLARRVDKKYAATVLSAITGLCFLAFFFLPPDRFGLLLALNALGYLCMGPTSALTWALYGDVADYGEWKYGRRSTGLVYSASLFSIKTGIMFGGYLLPLFLDRFGFVRNATQTATAILGITLAFSIVPGVFALLKAVALWVYPLDQRRVDEIESELAARRAAPAAPAA, encoded by the coding sequence ATGAGCACCGCGCCAACCACCCCCGACCGGGACCAGGGCCTCAAGACCCGCGAATACATCGGCTACGCCCTCGGCGACACGGCCTCGAATTTCTTTTTCCAGACCTTCAACATTTTCCTGACCTACTACTACGTCGACGTGTGGGGGATCCCGGCGGCGGTGCTATTGTGGATGATGCCGATCGTGCGGCTCGTGGGCGCGTTGGACGACCCCATCATCGGGCTGATCGCTGACCGCACGCAGTCGCGGTGGGGGAAGTTCCGGCCCTATCTGCTCTTCGGCGCGATCCCTTATGGCATCTGCGGCTACCTCGTGTTCGCCGGGCCCGACCTGGGGTCGCAGGGCAAGGTGGTCTACGCCTATGTCACCTACGCGCTGATGCTGCTGAGCTACTCGGTGATCAACGTGCCCTACTCATCGCTGCTGGGCGTCATCAGCCCGTCGTCGCGCACGCGCACGGTGGCGTCGAGCTTCCGCTTCGTCGGGGCCTTTGGCGGTGCGTTCCTGATCTCCCTGCTGGTCCGGCCGCTCGTGAAGCACCTGGGCGCCGGCAACGAGATGCAGGGCTTCCAGCTGACGATGGCGATCTTCGCGGTGCTGTCGGTGCTCATGTTCTGGACGACGTTCGCCACGACCAAGGAGCGGGTGACGCCGCCGCCCTCGCAGAAGACGAACGTCCGCGAGGAGCTGCGCGAGCTGTTCCGCAACTGGCCCTGGGTCACGCTGCTCATCGCCTCGGTCTTTTCCACGACCTTTGTCGCCCTGCGCTCGGGCAGCACGCTGTTCTATTTCAAGTATGTCGCCGGCGACGACGGCGCCCCGATCCTGTTCGGGCAGTTCGACCGCAGCACGGTATTTCTCGCCTCAGGCGCACTGGCGCAGGTGGCGGGCACGGCGATGCTGGGCGTCCTCGCCCGCCGCGTGGACAAGAAGTACGCGGCGACCGTCCTGAGTGCGATCACGGGGCTCTGCTTCCTGGCCTTCTTTTTTCTGCCGCCGGACCGTTTTGGCCTGCTGCTGGCCCTCAATGCGCTCGGTTATCTGTGCATGGGGCCGACCTCCGCGCTGACTTGGGCCCTGTACGGGGACGTGGCCGACTACGGGGAGTGGAAGTACGGCCGGCGCTCGACCGGACTGGTCTACTCGGCCTCGCTCTTCTCGATCAAGACCGGGATCATGTTCGGCGGCTACCTGCTGCCGCTCTTCCTCGACCGCTTCGGCTTCGTGCGCAACGCGACCCAGACGGCCACGGCGATCCTCGGCATCACCCTGGCGTTCTCCATCGTGCCGGGTGTCTTCGCCCTCCTGAAGGCCGTAGCGCTGTGGGTCTACCCGCTGGACCAGCGGCGCGTGGACGAGATTGAAAGCGAGCTGGCCGCCCGCCGGGCGGCGCCGGCCGCGCCGGCGGCCTGA
- the nadD gene encoding nicotinate-nucleotide adenylyltransferase, giving the protein MKIGFLGGSFDPVHFGHLIAAQDVYEQFKFDRLFLVPAAQAPLKPNDVQSSVEDRLAMLQAACEWDRRFEIADYELRKGGVSYTIDSVRHFRAQFPDDELHWVIGGDQLPLLHKWKEIEELAREVKFIFLERPRHPDKPHVDIPGLRLQRCDGHLIEISSSELRQRVKEGRSLHYFCPQKVIAYIESRQLYR; this is encoded by the coding sequence ATGAAGATCGGTTTCCTGGGCGGCAGTTTTGACCCGGTCCATTTCGGCCACCTGATCGCGGCGCAGGATGTCTATGAACAGTTCAAATTCGACCGGCTGTTCCTGGTGCCGGCGGCACAGGCGCCCTTGAAGCCGAATGACGTGCAGTCCTCCGTGGAGGACCGGCTGGCCATGCTGCAGGCCGCCTGCGAGTGGGACCGGCGCTTTGAGATCGCGGACTACGAGCTGCGCAAGGGCGGCGTGAGCTACACCATCGACTCCGTGCGGCATTTCCGGGCCCAGTTTCCCGACGACGAGCTGCATTGGGTCATCGGCGGCGACCAGCTGCCCCTTTTGCACAAGTGGAAGGAGATCGAGGAGCTGGCGCGGGAGGTGAAGTTCATCTTCCTCGAGCGGCCGCGTCATCCGGACAAGCCGCACGTCGACATCCCCGGGCTCCGGCTGCAGCGTTGCGACGGCCACCTGATCGAGATCAGCTCCAGCGAACTGCGCCAGCGCGTCAAAGAGGGGCGCTCCCTGCACTATTTCTGCCCGCAGAAAGTAATCGCCTATATCGAAAGCCGGCAGCTTTATCGCTGA